The following proteins are encoded in a genomic region of Kosakonia oryzae:
- a CDS encoding LysR family transcriptional regulator, which produces MSHRTLPLNAIDAFLVTARHLNLTHAARELCLTQGAVSRKIATLESWFGFPLFERHARGLHLSPQGSALLPELRSAFEHLLMVADQARAQQTVVRLKAPTCAMRWLVPKLLHIEQRYPELQVALTTTTDHTINFKTEPYDAAIVFGTQLSAGDLLFEEALTPVLNSTLAAKMPLEKATLLHPTRDKTDWSLWLAKQQDFQPAMRKNQHFDTMDLAITAAIQGLGITIADETVVAEDIRAGRLQRPFALSIKTGASYRLVLRQSGNKADGLAAFREGLLAANPA; this is translated from the coding sequence ATGTCGCACCGAACCCTGCCGCTGAATGCCATTGACGCCTTTCTGGTCACCGCCCGCCATCTCAATTTGACGCACGCTGCGCGTGAGTTATGCCTGACGCAGGGCGCGGTCAGCCGCAAGATCGCCACGCTGGAAAGCTGGTTTGGCTTTCCATTGTTTGAGCGCCACGCCCGCGGGCTGCACTTATCCCCACAGGGCAGCGCCCTGCTGCCGGAACTACGCAGCGCCTTTGAGCACCTGTTGATGGTTGCCGACCAGGCACGCGCGCAGCAAACGGTGGTGCGCCTGAAAGCGCCAACCTGCGCCATGCGCTGGCTGGTGCCGAAGCTGTTGCACATTGAGCAGCGCTATCCGGAACTGCAGGTTGCGCTCACCACCACGACCGATCACACCATCAATTTCAAAACAGAACCTTATGACGCAGCGATTGTGTTCGGCACGCAGTTAAGCGCCGGGGATTTGCTGTTTGAAGAGGCGCTGACGCCGGTACTTAACAGTACACTGGCCGCAAAAATGCCGCTGGAGAAAGCGACGCTGCTGCATCCGACGCGGGATAAAACCGACTGGTCACTGTGGCTGGCGAAGCAGCAGGATTTCCAGCCGGCTATGAGGAAAAATCAACACTTCGACACCATGGATCTGGCGATTACTGCCGCCATCCAGGGGCTGGGTATAACCATTGCCGACGAGACAGTTGTGGCAGAGGATATCCGCGCCGGGCGGCTTCAGCGGCCGTTTGCGCTGAGTATTAAGACCGGCGCCAGCTACCGGCTTGTCCTGCGCCAGTCGGGCAATAAAGCCGACGGGCTGGCAGCGTTTCGTGAGGGCTTGCTGGCGGCTAATCCAGCTTAA